DNA sequence from the Maridesulfovibrio frigidus DSM 17176 genome:
TGTCTTTTCTGACGCCAGATAACTGCTTAGTGTGGCGGGCTGGGAATTTAGAACTTTATCCTGAATGTTTTTAGGATCTTTTGGAGATTCTGATCCTATTATGCTAGCAATGTCGGTTGGATATACCAATCTTTCCTCTAGAATATTAGGATGTATGATATACCCCCCCTTAGAGAAGGAGCGTACTGCATCCAAGACCGCTTTCGCTTTATGCTTATCTTTGTAAGCCCCAACACGGAGTGGGTATTGCGATAGAATTTTTTCTATACGTAAGCCTTGGCTGTATTCTGGGAACTTGTGGATGAAATTAGTATAACTTTTTTTTGCTCTATCTGCGGTAGAGTACGTATCCAGTTGAATAGAGTACCACTGGGGAAGGTGTTGGTCCTTATTGGATTTTGCCAACGCAGACATCGGTTTTAAGGCAATAGAAAACGCCAGAGCAAGAATTAACAAAGTAAAGACGCAAAAAAGCTTCCCGATCGAATTTCGATCAGAAGCAAAATTATGTTTTAAATGTACCATAACTGAATGTTGAAATTTTAAGATAGGCACCTGGAATGCTTTAGCAACATTCTTTTTGGTGCTTTTAATTCTCGGCAAATGAACTCCCTTCAATACTCCGGCCGAAATATAATAGCTTAAATTGTCTATTTATTCGTGAACCATTTAAAAAATATTAAACTTTTTAAATGGTTATTTATTACCGCTCCCCTATGATCACAACTAGTGCATTTTAGAATGCAAATCAATAGAAAAAGGGCGGAGAATCGCGCTCCGCTGCGGGTTTATAACACGAAAAAAATAGATTATTTTCTGATGCGAACTCGAGCAGATGCTCGGCCAAGTCCGTTATAGTTTACAGCCCGTATAACGTAGTCGCAACCAGGGAGCAAATTTCCTGTCCAGCTTGTGCCTTCTATACCGCGTGCGACAACTTTGTAGTCAGAACCTTCACATCTTCTTTCAACTTGGTAACGGTTGGCAAAACGCACACTCTTCCAAGTAATAATTCCGTTATTCTCACGCGCTTCAGCAGGTGGAGGTAGCAATGACGGTGTGCGAAGGTCCAACACTCGAAAGGCAGAGTATGGTATCGCTCGAATGGTCTTAGGAAGTAAGGTTTTACCCCATTGGGCAGTCCCTTCGTACTCAGCATATATTTTTGGGTGTCCGCTGGTATCAATGAGTATCATGCCGTATTCTTGTAACGCTCTGGCTATTATACATCCTGTTCGGTCAAGTCCCCATGCTTTGAAGTCGGCTTCGCTCAGACTTGGGTCCAACTGCAAGCGCGTCCCCATTGGAGGATTGGGGAACATATCTCGTCCATCACTTCGGGTAGATGGAGGTATGTTTAAGCGGCTGGGGTAGTTCATACCAAAGGCAATAGCGTGTTCAATTTTGCCTCGCTTAATCTCCCACGGGCGGATCAATCCGACAAGATAAGGTACACCTGCTCCACGGCTAAGAAAGCCGTAAGGAGGGATTCCTTTCCATTTGGTATTGTACTTGTATAAATTGGTACATATCCAGCTGTTACCTGATTTTTCAATGCGCCAGAATCCCCATTCTTCTCCTGTATCAGGGTTCCAGACAATGATTTGTCCATCTCGGCCTGCTGCAGGTTTTGCATCAGCCGGAATTGGTGCGGAAATGATGCCGGCTTTATGAACTTTTACTCTTCTGCCTTTGCGGGTTACTTCAGAAAATTTGCCAGAATACACGACTTTGGACATGGGAGTTTTGCTGTTCACAATATAGACAGGCATGGTGTAACGGGTTGCGTCAGATCCGAACACTCCGTTCATGGCATCTGTATATCCACTGCTGTATGCATCATAGGAAGGATTCGGTCCGATGGGCATGTTCCAAGGGCTGTCATCTGCGTAGGGGCGAACCTCTCCGCTTGCTTTCTTCGCAGTTGCAGCAGAGACAAATAGCATTAACTGCAGGGTCAATATAATAATAGGGAAAACAACTTTTTTGGTCATGAAAGCTCCGTATGATCTAAGTTTAAGCATAGGTAGAGGGAACATTTATGGTTCAATTTTTCCGCGTAAAAGAAGATTGATTGCATCAAGGATTCCTAGAACCCTACGCCACTCCTCTTTGGATAGCTTGAGGCTGGCAATTACTGTTCTGTCTAGCAGATAACCGAAAACTGCCCATGCAAAAAACATCTTGCTCCATGAATTTTTCTGGAGAAAATCACGGAAGAAAAGCCACCTTCCAATTATGAATTTTCGTCCCCATGTGCGCTTATCCGGACGCATAGTCGAAGATTCTAGATGAACGAGTCTCGCTTTTGGGGTAAATAATAGGCGATACTTGCGCGAAACTCTATAGCTAAAATCTTTGTCTTCTCCGAAGCCAAATTTTCTATAGGCATCTGTAAAAACAAATTCGTTAAAAATTTCCCGCCGATAAGAACTTACCCCTCCATCTAAAAAGTCCACTTCGGTTGTTTTCATCAGAGGGTAGGGAGTGGTTCCAAAGTCAGTACCAAACCCTGAGGGCAGAACTTTTCCTTCATTGAAACCGCAGACTAAGAAAGGAATATTCCACATACGTCTTGCTTTACGGATGAAGGTTAATTGGGGTTTGTTGGTAATAGCTCCGCCGACCCCGCCAACATTATTATCCGGGTCATTACTATAAGCTTTCATTATTTCAGCAAGATATTCGTTTTCCAGAATAACATCATCATCCAGAAAAAAAAGAATATCTTGTGTGGCAAGCGATACTCCGAGATTCCGCGACTCTGTCAGCCCGGGTTTGTCTTTGCGTACATAGTGGCAGCTGATTCCGGCATGCTCGAGCTCATCCCAAAGCGGGACCGATTCAAGGTTTCCATCGTCCACCACGATAAGCTCTTCAGGTCGTTGGGTCTGGCTGAGAATGGAGCGTAGACAATTTTCAAGGTCATAGGGTCGATTGTATGTCGGTATAATTAAGCTTGCTGTATTCAATACTTTAATTCTCATAGCTGTGTTCGGAGTTGTCGAAGGATAAGTTCAGTTGCTTTTAGTTTTAGAAATAGATTTAGTAATACTAATTTCATTCTTTAGCTGGAGATACTGCGAGTTAAAATCCTGTGTCCCCGACAAGGAGATCATATAAAATGTTCCAGAGTCGATATTATCATCTAGTATTTTATGCTCCTGATTAAGTGAGTACTTATTGTATAGTACGCTGAACCTTCGAAAATTGTGGTAAACTTTGTGCGTTAAGTCCAATACCGACTGTAATTGATCTATAAGCTGTTTCCGCAACAGAACTGAGGAATAATACTTGTCGGCCGGAGTTAGACAAATCCAGTGCGAAATAGGGGCTATATTTACCGCATCAATTTCAGAACGAAAGTCTTCTGGAGTGACTCGTATGTACGGATTTGCCAGCCTGTTTATTTTTTGACTGGACTGAAGAATCTTAGGCATATGTGGCAGTAATCTGTACAGAGTTTGGCGGAATAATTTCTTTATTGGTTTTTCCGGCTTGGTTTCTTTGTAAACATCACTGAATTTTTTTAAATGATAGTGGTGCATAACAAGATGCCTGCGAAAACACATAGCTCGGTTCTTATGTAGGATAAATGTATTATCGCTCAGGTAACTCCATCCGTCGTGCAGGAGATTCATCAATATGCTGGTTTTTCCGGCTCCGCTTATTCCTGTCAGCACAACAGCCTTGCCGTCCTGTACAACGACAGCTCCTTTGCAGAGAAGGGCGTTTGAAGTGTCGCGCAGAATTATATCGACTCCTGTAAAGAGCATATCAAGCACTGCGCTTGCGCATTTTTTACGATTTGTGAAATATAGGGTGTAAGGTTCCTGCAGAGTCAGTAGGCAGTCTGGTTTATTTCGATGAAGGAGTACTGCGTATAGTTTGTCCTTGTATTCCAAAATATAGTGCTGTTCCATCAAATTTTTTCTTTTTTGAAAGAGATGGGGAGGAAGTTCTAATTGTGAGATTGGTTTTAGATGTAAGTTAGTCGCGGGAGTATCATCAGTCTCCATGAAATGTCCGTAATCGTTTACTAATGCTGTAACTAAGTGTTTTGGCAGATTGCTACCTTGTATTCGGAGCAAATCATATATTTTGAAATCTACTGCTGTTTTTGTCATTGGTTCAGCTCTCACTATGTTTTTTCCAGAAACGAAGCCCTTCAAGTTCGGGGAATCGGCTAATTGCTAGTAAGGTAACAAGTGCCACAATTGGCATATATACGACTAACCCGAGTGCATTTGCACTAAGGGATGACCACTGTGATCCTGCCAGCATACGATAACTTACTAAAAGCAGATACATGAGGGTGGCCGGGAGTGCCAAAAGAAAAATCAAACGTGTCCAGTTTGCTGCTTTATATCCGGCTTGCTGTTGAATAAAGCGGAGTAACAAGCTGAATAGTAGAGCAAGTGAAATTGTGGAAGAGATTGCCACTCCTTCGATCCCAAAGCCGGCGTAAGCTGCTGTTGCGCAAAGGAGTACATTTACCACCAGCACTATGCCCGCAGGGCGCAGAGCTGCCAACTGCCAGTTCTGTGCGACAATGATGCCTCGTGTTATATAGCAAAGCCCAAGAAAAAAAGAGCCAGTCATTAATATCTGGGTTGCCGG
Encoded proteins:
- a CDS encoding glycosyltransferase family 2 protein, which produces MRIKVLNTASLIIPTYNRPYDLENCLRSILSQTQRPEELIVVDDGNLESVPLWDELEHAGISCHYVRKDKPGLTESRNLGVSLATQDILFFLDDDVILENEYLAEIMKAYSNDPDNNVGGVGGAITNKPQLTFIRKARRMWNIPFLVCGFNEGKVLPSGFGTDFGTTPYPLMKTTEVDFLDGGVSSYRREIFNEFVFTDAYRKFGFGEDKDFSYRVSRKYRLLFTPKARLVHLESSTMRPDKRTWGRKFIIGRWLFFRDFLQKNSWSKMFFAWAVFGYLLDRTVIASLKLSKEEWRRVLGILDAINLLLRGKIEP